The following coding sequences lie in one Klebsiella huaxiensis genomic window:
- the allR gene encoding HTH-type transcriptional repressor AllR: protein MTEVRRRGRPGQQEPSAQKGAQALERGIAILQYLEKSGGSSSVSDISLNLDLPLSTTFRLLKVLEGADFVYQDSQLGWWHIGLGAFNIGSAYIHNRDVLSVGGPFMRRLMLMSGETVNVAIRNGNEAVLIGQQECKSMVRMCAPLGSRLPLHASGAGKALLYPLSSEELVDVIVKTGLQRFTPTTIVDLPVLQRNLDEARACGYSIDQEEHVTGLNCIASAVYDDVGSVVAAISISGPASRLTPDRFVSQGELVRETARNISTALGLKPQAD from the coding sequence ATGACAGAAGTAAGAAGGCGTGGAAGGCCGGGCCAGCAGGAGCCTTCCGCGCAAAAAGGCGCTCAGGCGCTGGAGAGAGGGATCGCGATACTGCAATACCTTGAAAAGAGCGGCGGCAGCTCGTCGGTTAGCGATATTTCCCTGAATCTGGACTTACCGTTATCGACCACCTTTCGCCTGCTTAAAGTGCTGGAAGGCGCAGATTTTGTTTATCAGGACAGTCAGTTAGGCTGGTGGCATATCGGTCTTGGCGCGTTCAATATCGGCTCGGCGTACATCCACAACCGGGATGTCTTGTCCGTTGGCGGCCCCTTTATGCGGCGGCTAATGCTGATGTCGGGCGAGACGGTCAATGTGGCGATTCGCAACGGCAACGAAGCGGTGCTGATTGGCCAGCAGGAGTGCAAGTCGATGGTGCGAATGTGCGCTCCGCTGGGAAGCCGACTGCCGCTGCACGCGTCGGGAGCCGGGAAAGCGTTGTTGTACCCGCTCTCGTCGGAAGAGCTGGTCGATGTGATTGTGAAGACCGGGCTGCAGCGGTTTACGCCGACGACGATCGTGGATTTGCCGGTCCTGCAGCGAAATCTGGATGAGGCGCGAGCCTGCGGCTACAGCATTGACCAGGAGGAGCATGTGACAGGATTAAACTGCATTGCTTCAGCGGTTTACGATGATGTGGGTTCCGTGGTAGCGGCCATTTCGATTTCCGGACCCGCGTCCCGATTAACCCCGGACCGTTTTGTCAGCCAGGGAGAGCTGGTGAGGGAGACGGCAAGGAATATCAGCACCGCGCTGGGACTCAAGCCCCAGGCAGATTGA
- the hyi gene encoding hydroxypyruvate isomerase, translating into MLRFSANLSMLFLEYDFLDRFEKAAACGFRAVEFMFPYDYAPEVLKQKLSDNQLEHTLHNLPAGDWAAGERGIACIPGREAEFREGVDAAVRYAKALGNRKINCLVGKTPVGYREEHIRSTLVANLRFAAAALAQEGILLLIEPINYFDMPGFYLNTTHQALALIDEVGSDNLKIQYDIYHMQRMEGELTHTMQTYANRIGHLQIADNPNRGEPGTGEINYDYLFKFIDKSNYDGWVGCEYKPLSTTEAGLTWFNHYR; encoded by the coding sequence ATGTTGCGCTTTTCTGCCAACCTTTCGATGTTATTTCTGGAATATGATTTTCTGGATCGCTTTGAGAAAGCGGCGGCCTGCGGTTTTCGCGCCGTTGAATTTATGTTCCCGTATGACTATGCGCCCGAGGTATTAAAGCAAAAGCTGAGCGACAACCAGCTGGAGCATACCTTACACAATTTACCCGCTGGCGACTGGGCGGCAGGGGAGCGCGGCATAGCCTGTATTCCCGGTCGCGAAGCGGAGTTTCGTGAGGGTGTTGACGCCGCAGTTCGCTATGCCAAAGCGCTGGGCAATCGAAAAATTAACTGCCTGGTCGGCAAAACTCCGGTGGGCTACCGCGAAGAACATATTCGCTCAACGCTGGTGGCGAATTTACGTTTTGCCGCCGCCGCGTTGGCCCAGGAAGGTATTCTGTTGCTGATTGAGCCGATTAATTACTTTGATATGCCGGGCTTTTATCTGAATACCACCCATCAGGCGCTGGCGCTGATTGACGAGGTCGGCAGTGATAATCTGAAAATTCAGTACGATATTTACCATATGCAGCGCATGGAGGGAGAGTTAACCCATACGATGCAAACTTATGCTAATCGTATTGGCCATTTACAGATTGCCGATAATCCAAATCGCGGCGAGCCGGGAACCGGTGAAATTAATTATGATTATCTTTTTAAATTTATCGATAAATCTAATTATGACGGCTGGGTCGGCTGCGAATATAAACCGTTGAGCACCACTGAAGCGGGACTGACATGGTTTAATCACTACCGTTAA
- the gcl gene encoding glyoxylate carboligase — MAKMRAVDAAMYVLEKEGITTAFGVPGAAINPFYSAMRQHGGIRHILARHVEGASHMAEGYTRATAGNIGVCLGTSGPAGTDMITALYSASADSIPILCITGQAPRARLHKEDFQAVDIESIAKPVTKMAVTVREAALVPGVLQQAFHLMRSGRPGPVLIDLPYDVQVAEIEFDPELYSPLPAYKPVATRPQIEKALAMLLMAERPVIVAGGGVINADAAALLQQFAEITHVPVIPTLMGWGCIPDDHELMAGMVGLQTAHRYGNATLLASDLVFGIGNRFANRHTGSVEKYTAGRKIIHIDIEPTQIGRVLCPDLGIVSDAKAALTQLVEIAQQMQKEGRLPRREGWVDECQERKRTLLRKTHFDNVPVKPQRVYEEMNKAFGRDVCYVTTIGLSQIAAAQMLHVFKDRHWINCGQAGPLGWTLPAALGVCAADPERNVVAISGDFDFQFLIEELAVGAQFNIPYVHVLVNNAYLGLIRQSQRAFDMDYCVQLAFENINSSEVNGYGVDHVKVAEGLGCKAIRVFKPEDIAPAFEQAKAWMKEYRVPVVVEVILERVTNISMGSELDNVMEFEDVADSAIDAPTETCFMKYE; from the coding sequence ATGGCAAAAATGAGAGCCGTTGACGCGGCAATGTATGTACTGGAAAAAGAAGGTATTACCACCGCATTTGGCGTGCCCGGCGCGGCGATAAACCCGTTTTATTCGGCGATGCGTCAGCATGGTGGGATCCGTCATATCCTGGCCCGTCACGTGGAAGGCGCGTCGCATATGGCAGAAGGCTATACCCGCGCGACTGCCGGTAATATCGGCGTCTGTCTGGGAACATCCGGCCCGGCGGGAACGGATATGATCACCGCCCTGTACTCTGCCTCCGCGGACTCAATTCCTATTCTGTGCATCACCGGTCAGGCACCGCGCGCTCGTCTGCATAAAGAAGATTTCCAGGCGGTAGATATTGAGTCCATCGCAAAGCCCGTCACCAAGATGGCGGTAACCGTGCGCGAAGCGGCGCTGGTGCCGGGCGTGCTGCAGCAGGCTTTCCATCTGATGCGTTCCGGCAGACCGGGCCCGGTGTTGATTGACCTGCCTTATGATGTCCAGGTGGCGGAAATCGAGTTTGATCCTGAGCTCTATTCACCGCTTCCGGCTTATAAGCCTGTCGCCACTCGTCCGCAGATTGAAAAGGCGCTGGCGATGCTGCTGATGGCCGAGCGCCCGGTGATTGTCGCTGGTGGCGGGGTGATTAATGCCGATGCCGCGGCGCTGCTGCAGCAATTTGCGGAAATCACTCATGTGCCGGTGATCCCGACGCTGATGGGCTGGGGCTGTATCCCGGACGACCACGAGCTGATGGCCGGGATGGTTGGCTTACAAACCGCCCATCGCTACGGCAACGCCACGCTGCTGGCCTCCGACCTGGTGTTCGGTATCGGCAACCGCTTTGCTAACCGCCATACCGGTTCGGTCGAGAAGTACACCGCAGGCCGCAAAATTATCCATATCGACATTGAACCTACGCAAATTGGCCGCGTGCTGTGCCCGGATTTAGGCATTGTTTCCGATGCGAAAGCCGCGTTGACCCAACTGGTGGAGATCGCCCAGCAGATGCAGAAAGAGGGCCGCCTGCCGCGCCGCGAGGGCTGGGTGGACGAGTGCCAGGAGCGTAAGCGCACGCTGCTGCGTAAAACCCACTTTGATAACGTGCCGGTTAAACCGCAACGCGTCTATGAAGAGATGAACAAAGCGTTTGGCCGCGACGTGTGCTACGTCACCACCATTGGTCTGTCGCAAATCGCCGCCGCGCAGATGCTGCACGTATTTAAAGACCGCCACTGGATCAACTGCGGTCAGGCGGGGCCGCTAGGCTGGACGCTGCCTGCTGCGCTGGGCGTCTGCGCCGCCGACCCGGAACGTAACGTGGTAGCGATTTCCGGCGACTTCGACTTCCAGTTCCTGATTGAGGAGCTGGCGGTGGGCGCGCAGTTTAACATTCCTTACGTTCACGTGCTGGTGAACAACGCTTATCTGGGCTTAATCCGCCAGTCCCAGCGCGCGTTCGATATGGATTACTGCGTTCAGCTGGCGTTCGAGAATATTAACTCCAGCGAAGTGAACGGCTACGGCGTCGATCACGTGAAAGTCGCTGAAGGCCTCGGCTGTAAGGCGATTCGCGTCTTCAAACCTGAGGATATTGCGCCCGCATTTGAGCAGGCGAAAGCGTGGATGAAAGAGTATCGCGTTCCGGTCGTTGTGGAAGTGATCCTTGAGCGCGTGACCAATATCTCGATGGGTAGCGAGTTGGATAACGTGATGGAATTCGAAGACGTTGCCGATAGCGCCATCGATGCGCCAACCGAAACCTGCTTTATGAAATATGAATAA
- a CDS encoding allantoin transporter, whose amino-acid sequence MEQAQDLYKARGYSDDLLPKIESQRNWKTFNYFTLWMGSVHNVPNYVMVGGFFILGLSTFSIMMAIILSAFIIALVMVFNGAAGSKYGVPFAMILRASYGVRGALLPGLLRGGIAAIMWFGLQCYAGSLAFLILLGKLWPSFLTLGGDFKLLGLSLPGLIAFLVFWLINVGIGFGGGKVLNKFTAILNPCIYIVFGGMAIWAISLVGIGPILDYLPTGVAKAEHTGFLFLVVINAVVAVWAAPAVSASDFTQNARSFRDQALGQTLGLVVAYILFAVAGVCIIAGASIHYGMDTWNVLDIVQKWDSLFASFFAVLVILMTTISTNATGNIIPAGYQIAAIAPTKLTYKNGVLIASIISLLICPWKLMENQDSIYLFLDIIGGMLGPVIGVMMAHYFVVMRGQINLDELYTAPGDYKYFDNGFNVTAFVVTIVAVILSLGGKFIPLLEPFSRVSWFVGVIVAFAAYSLLKKRALPNNASRPGVAN is encoded by the coding sequence ATGGAACAAGCTCAAGATCTCTACAAAGCCAGGGGTTATAGCGACGATCTATTACCAAAAATAGAATCGCAGCGTAACTGGAAAACATTTAACTACTTTACTTTATGGATGGGCTCCGTACACAACGTACCTAATTATGTGATGGTTGGCGGTTTTTTTATTCTAGGTTTGTCGACGTTTAGTATTATGATGGCAATAATATTGAGCGCTTTTATTATTGCACTGGTGATGGTGTTTAACGGTGCCGCCGGAAGTAAATACGGGGTACCCTTCGCCATGATATTACGAGCCTCTTATGGCGTGCGCGGGGCGCTATTACCCGGACTGCTCAGGGGCGGCATTGCGGCGATTATGTGGTTTGGTTTGCAATGCTACGCAGGATCGCTGGCCTTTTTGATCTTATTAGGAAAACTATGGCCATCGTTTCTGACGCTCGGCGGTGATTTTAAGCTGCTGGGGCTGTCGCTACCGGGGCTGATCGCCTTTCTGGTTTTCTGGTTGATTAACGTTGGTATTGGTTTTGGTGGCGGAAAAGTTCTCAATAAATTCACCGCGATACTGAATCCCTGTATCTATATTGTCTTCGGCGGCATGGCAATCTGGGCTATCTCGCTGGTGGGGATCGGCCCGATCCTTGACTACCTGCCGACCGGGGTGGCAAAAGCGGAACATACTGGTTTCTTGTTCCTGGTGGTCATCAATGCGGTGGTTGCCGTATGGGCGGCGCCAGCGGTGAGCGCGTCTGACTTTACCCAGAACGCGCGCTCGTTTCGCGATCAGGCTCTTGGCCAAACCCTTGGCTTGGTGGTGGCTTATATTCTGTTTGCGGTTGCCGGGGTGTGCATTATCGCTGGTGCCAGTATCCATTACGGCATGGATACTTGGAACGTGCTGGATATTGTGCAGAAATGGGACAGCCTGTTTGCCTCTTTCTTTGCGGTGCTGGTGATATTGATGACCACGATTTCAACCAATGCTACCGGTAATATTATTCCGGCGGGCTATCAAATCGCGGCGATTGCCCCCACGAAACTGACGTATAAAAATGGCGTACTGATTGCCAGTATTATTAGCCTGCTGATTTGTCCGTGGAAATTAATGGAGAATCAGGACAGTATTTATCTCTTCCTCGATATTATCGGCGGCATGCTTGGCCCGGTTATTGGGGTGATGATGGCGCACTATTTTGTCGTCATGCGTGGGCAAATTAATCTTGACGAACTGTATACCGCGCCCGGTGATTATAAATATTTTGATAATGGATTTAACGTCACTGCATTTGTTGTAACGATTGTGGCGGTTATTTTGTCGCTCGGTGGGAAGTTTATTCCGCTGTTGGAGCCTTTCTCCCGCGTGTCCTGGTTTGTTGGCGTTATTGTCGCCTTTGCGGCGTACTCATTACTTAAAAAACGGGCGCTGCCGAATAATGCTTCGCGCCCGGGTGTGGCTAACTGA
- the glxR gene encoding 2-hydroxy-3-oxopropionate reductase has translation MKLGFIGLGIMGTPMAVRLAKAGHALHVTTIGPVADELLLQGAQHLATAEQVAEQSEIIFIMVPDTPQVAEVLFGEHGCAKAALKGKTIVDMSSISPIETKRFAQQVRDLGADYLDALVSGGEIGAREGTLSIMVGGEESVFNRVKPLFDILGKNITLVGGNGDGQTCKVANQIIVALNIEAVSEALVFASKAGADPARVRQALMGGFASSRILEVHGERMLNRTFNPGFKISLHQKDLNLALQSAKALALNLPNTATCQELFNTCAANGGSELDHSSLVQALELMANHKIS, from the coding sequence ATGAAACTGGGATTTATTGGTCTGGGTATTATGGGCACCCCGATGGCGGTCCGGCTCGCGAAAGCGGGCCACGCTCTGCACGTTACCACCATTGGCCCGGTTGCCGATGAACTGCTTTTGCAGGGCGCACAGCATCTGGCAACCGCAGAGCAGGTCGCGGAGCAGTCCGAGATTATTTTTATCATGGTACCGGATACCCCGCAGGTTGCCGAAGTGCTGTTTGGCGAACACGGCTGCGCGAAAGCGGCGCTGAAGGGGAAAACCATCGTTGATATGAGTTCCATCTCGCCGATTGAAACCAAACGTTTTGCCCAGCAGGTGCGGGATTTGGGCGCTGATTATCTGGATGCGCTGGTATCCGGTGGGGAAATCGGCGCGCGTGAAGGGACGCTCTCGATTATGGTTGGCGGTGAAGAAAGCGTATTTAATCGCGTCAAACCGCTGTTTGATATTCTGGGTAAAAACATCACCCTTGTTGGCGGTAACGGCGACGGACAGACCTGTAAAGTCGCCAATCAGATTATTGTGGCGCTGAATATTGAAGCGGTCTCCGAAGCGCTGGTTTTTGCTTCTAAAGCCGGTGCGGATCCGGCTCGCGTACGTCAGGCGCTAATGGGCGGCTTCGCGTCTTCGCGTATTCTGGAAGTACACGGTGAAAGAATGCTGAACCGGACGTTTAATCCGGGTTTTAAAATTTCTCTGCACCAGAAGGATCTTAATCTGGCGCTGCAGAGCGCGAAAGCGCTGGCGCTTAATTTACCGAATACGGCAACCTGTCAGGAGCTATTTAATACCTGTGCTGCAAACGGTGGTAGTGAATTAGACCATTCATCTTTAGTTCAGGCCCTGGAACTAATGGCGAATCATAAAATATCTTAA
- a CDS encoding MFS transporter encodes MDKINKTGIDYWKKIVVVMSLGWVAIWIYRTVLTPIYPEIQASLGNVSNAEIGAIASFYFLAYCGMQIPCGILVDKLGQKIMLMCGFSLFIIGTLSIANAGNLTLIYIGSLLAGAGCASFFSSAYSLSSANVPQERRALANAIINSGSAIGMGIGLIGSSILVKSMNMAWQNVLFIVAAILVVMLCVFTLVIRRKLKEPAAAENKNSTAASAPIAEEKSAPLFSPLLCSVYFLYFCTCYGYYLIVTWLPSYLQTERGFDGGAIGFASALVAVVGVPGALFFSHLSDKFRDSKVKVILGLEIVAAAMLMFTVLSPNTTMLMISLVLYGLLGKMAVDPILISFVSEQASAKTLGRAFSLFNFFGMSSAVVAPTLTGFISDLTGSKEISFVMSAGLVITGTILFALITLRKNKIRPKTIPV; translated from the coding sequence ATGGATAAAATCAATAAAACGGGTATCGACTATTGGAAGAAAATAGTCGTCGTAATGAGTCTGGGATGGGTGGCAATATGGATTTATCGTACCGTATTAACACCTATTTATCCGGAAATTCAGGCTTCCTTAGGTAACGTCAGCAATGCTGAAATTGGCGCGATTGCCAGCTTCTATTTTCTGGCCTACTGCGGAATGCAGATCCCCTGCGGTATTCTGGTTGATAAGCTGGGCCAGAAAATTATGCTGATGTGCGGTTTTTCGCTATTTATTATCGGTACGTTGAGTATCGCTAATGCGGGAAATCTGACGCTGATTTATATCGGTTCATTACTGGCCGGTGCGGGCTGCGCCTCCTTCTTTAGCTCCGCCTATTCGCTCTCGTCGGCCAACGTGCCGCAGGAGCGCCGGGCGCTGGCTAACGCCATCATCAACAGCGGCTCCGCCATCGGGATGGGGATTGGCCTGATCGGCTCAAGTATTCTCGTGAAAAGCATGAACATGGCCTGGCAAAACGTGTTGTTTATCGTCGCTGCGATTCTGGTCGTTATGCTCTGCGTATTTACCCTTGTGATTCGCCGCAAGCTGAAAGAGCCTGCTGCGGCGGAGAACAAAAATAGCACGGCGGCGTCAGCGCCGATCGCTGAAGAGAAATCAGCACCGCTGTTTTCCCCACTGCTGTGCAGCGTGTACTTCCTCTATTTTTGCACCTGCTACGGCTACTATCTGATTGTGACCTGGCTGCCTTCATACCTACAGACCGAACGCGGGTTTGACGGCGGTGCAATTGGTTTTGCTTCGGCACTGGTGGCGGTTGTCGGCGTTCCGGGCGCGCTGTTCTTTAGCCATCTCTCGGATAAATTCCGCGACAGTAAAGTTAAAGTTATTCTCGGGCTGGAGATTGTCGCCGCAGCCATGTTGATGTTTACCGTTCTGTCGCCGAATACCACCATGCTGATGATTAGCCTGGTGCTGTATGGACTGCTGGGCAAAATGGCCGTTGACCCGATACTTATCTCGTTCGTCTCCGAGCAGGCATCGGCAAAAACATTAGGTCGCGCCTTCAGCTTATTTAATTTCTTTGGTATGAGTTCAGCAGTGGTTGCACCGACGCTCACCGGTTTTATTTCCGACCTGACCGGTTCAAAAGAAATTAGTTTTGTGATGTCTGCCGGATTAGTGATTACCGGAACAATACTGTTTGCGCTCATTACTTTGCGTAAGAACAAAATACGGCCTAAGACAATCCCAGTATAA
- the allB gene encoding allantoinase AllB: protein MSFDLIIKNGTVILENESRVVDIAVTDGKIAAIGENLGEAKQVMDASGLIVSPGMVDAHTHISEPGRTHWEGYETGTRAAAKGGITTMIEMPLNQLPATVDRETIELKFDAAKGKLTIDAAQLGGLVSYNLDRLHELDEVGVVGFKCFVATCGDRGIDNDFRDVNDWQFFKGVQKLAEMKQTVLVHCENALICDELGEEAKREGRVTAHDYVASRPVFTEVEAIRRILYLAKVAGCRLHVCHVSSPEGVAEVTRARQEGQDVTCESCPHYFVLDTDQFEEIGTLAKCSPPIRDAENQKGLWEKLFNGEIDCLVSDHSPCPPEMKAGNIMQAWGGIAGLQSCMDVMFDEAVQKRGMSLPQFARLMATNAADIFGLKHKGRIAPGKDADLVFIQPNSSYILQAEDLEYRHKVSPYVGRKIGARITKTILRGDVIYDIEQGFPHAPKGKFILKHQQ, encoded by the coding sequence ATGTCTTTTGATTTAATCATTAAAAACGGCACCGTTATTCTGGAAAACGAATCTCGGGTGGTGGATATCGCAGTAACCGACGGTAAAATCGCCGCTATCGGTGAAAACCTCGGTGAAGCGAAGCAGGTGATGGATGCTTCGGGCCTGATCGTTTCGCCGGGGATGGTCGATGCGCATACGCACATCTCTGAACCGGGCCGTACCCATTGGGAAGGTTACGAAACCGGTACCCGCGCGGCGGCAAAAGGCGGCATCACTACGATGATTGAAATGCCGCTGAATCAGCTGCCTGCTACCGTCGATCGCGAAACTATCGAGCTGAAATTTGATGCGGCGAAGGGCAAGCTGACCATCGACGCCGCGCAGCTTGGCGGACTGGTCTCCTATAACCTGGACCGTCTGCATGAACTGGATGAAGTGGGCGTTGTGGGCTTCAAATGCTTCGTCGCCACCTGCGGCGATCGTGGTATCGACAACGATTTCCGCGACGTCAACGACTGGCAGTTCTTCAAAGGCGTGCAAAAGCTGGCCGAAATGAAGCAGACCGTGCTGGTGCACTGCGAAAACGCGCTGATCTGCGATGAGCTGGGCGAAGAGGCGAAAAGGGAAGGTCGCGTTACCGCCCATGATTACGTCGCGTCCCGCCCGGTATTCACCGAAGTTGAGGCGATTCGCCGCATTTTGTATCTGGCGAAAGTCGCCGGTTGCCGCCTGCACGTGTGCCACGTCAGCAGCCCGGAAGGGGTTGCCGAAGTCACGCGCGCCCGTCAGGAAGGGCAGGACGTTACCTGTGAATCCTGCCCACACTACTTTGTGCTGGATACCGATCAGTTCGAAGAGATTGGCACCCTGGCGAAGTGCTCTCCGCCGATCCGCGACGCGGAAAACCAGAAAGGCCTGTGGGAAAAACTGTTCAACGGTGAAATCGACTGCCTGGTCTCTGATCACTCTCCGTGCCCGCCGGAAATGAAGGCGGGCAACATCATGCAGGCCTGGGGCGGGATTGCCGGTCTGCAAAGCTGCATGGACGTGATGTTTGATGAAGCGGTGCAGAAGCGCGGTATGTCACTGCCGCAATTTGCCCGTCTGATGGCGACTAACGCTGCTGATATTTTCGGCCTTAAGCATAAAGGTCGTATTGCCCCAGGCAAAGATGCCGACTTGGTGTTTATTCAGCCGAACAGCAGCTACATCCTGCAGGCGGAAGACCTTGAGTATCGCCATAAAGTCAGCCCGTACGTGGGTCGTAAGATTGGTGCGCGTATCACCAAAACCATCCTGCGCGGCGATGTAATTTATGACATCGAGCAGGGCTTCCCGCACGCGCCGAAAGGGAAATTTATCCTTAAGCATCAGCAGTAA
- the allA gene encoding ureidoglycolate lyase produces MKLEVLPLTYEAFRPYGDVIETEGQDFFHINDGKVQRFHDLAKVETLQQDRTLISINRAQPAVLPIVVTELERHPLGTQAFMPMNGEAFVVVVAAGGDEPDMNTLRAFISNGRQGVNYHRNVWHHPLFAWQVETDFLTVDRGGKDNCDVVEIPTVELSFA; encoded by the coding sequence ATGAAGCTTGAAGTATTGCCGCTGACGTACGAAGCATTCCGCCCCTACGGAGATGTTATCGAAACGGAAGGCCAGGATTTTTTCCATATTAATGATGGCAAAGTGCAGCGTTTTCACGACCTGGCCAAGGTTGAGACGCTGCAGCAGGATCGGACGCTTATCAGCATCAACCGCGCCCAGCCAGCGGTACTGCCGATTGTGGTGACCGAGCTTGAGCGCCATCCTCTGGGAACTCAGGCGTTCATGCCGATGAACGGCGAAGCCTTTGTGGTGGTAGTGGCGGCAGGAGGCGATGAGCCGGATATGAACACGCTGCGGGCATTTATCTCTAATGGTCGTCAGGGGGTGAATTACCACCGCAATGTCTGGCATCACCCGCTGTTTGCCTGGCAGGTCGAAACCGATTTTTTGACCGTCGATCGTGGTGGAAAAGATAACTGTGATGTCGTGGAGATCCCGACCGTGGAGTTGAGCTTTGCGTGA
- a CDS encoding uracil/xanthine transporter: protein MMVLPLYKRNILAGFQWFFFIFCNTVVVPPTLQSAFQLPASALITLTQYGFITTGLACLAQAISGHRRAIMEGPTGLWWSTILTITVGEAARGTAFDSIATSLAVGIFLSAVLTIIIGVSGIGHRLAKLFSPTVMVFFMLLLGAQLTTIFFKGMLGLPFSSTQANVAIQLAPFGLALAVMILVLGMIIFLPDGIARYALLVGTLVGWASWYLLFRTPPATAASGPIHWQWFPLGYGGELRSGIILTALLAGLVNITNTYGAIRGTDVFYPEQGASNTRYRRSFIISGLMTLITVPLSVVPFSPFVSSIGLLTQTGETSRQPFIIGCLCCLLVGLFTPLTHFFTTLPLPISSAVMLVSYLPLLYSSLSFSKQITFTARNIYRLALPLFVGIFLMGLPPVYLQTLPLTIRPLLGNGLLIGVLLAVVMENLIPWDRIK from the coding sequence ATGATGGTATTGCCGCTATATAAACGAAACATCCTGGCGGGATTTCAATGGTTCTTCTTTATATTCTGCAACACCGTTGTGGTACCGCCGACACTACAGTCCGCTTTTCAGCTCCCGGCCAGCGCGCTTATCACGCTCACCCAGTACGGTTTTATCACCACCGGGCTGGCCTGCCTGGCGCAGGCGATATCTGGTCACCGCCGCGCCATTATGGAGGGCCCGACGGGACTCTGGTGGAGCACGATCCTCACCATTACCGTCGGCGAAGCCGCCCGCGGTACGGCGTTCGACAGCATTGCGACCAGCCTGGCGGTCGGTATATTTCTTTCTGCTGTTCTGACTATCATCATTGGCGTCAGCGGCATCGGTCATCGCCTGGCGAAGCTCTTCAGCCCGACGGTGATGGTCTTTTTTATGCTGCTGCTCGGTGCGCAGCTCACCACTATTTTTTTCAAAGGTATGCTCGGACTGCCTTTTAGCTCGACGCAGGCCAACGTGGCGATTCAACTGGCACCATTTGGTCTCGCGCTGGCGGTGATGATTCTGGTGCTGGGGATGATTATATTCCTCCCGGACGGCATCGCCCGCTACGCCTTGCTGGTGGGGACGCTGGTGGGATGGGCAAGCTGGTATCTGCTGTTCCGTACTCCGCCTGCCACGGCGGCGTCCGGGCCGATTCACTGGCAGTGGTTTCCGCTCGGCTACGGCGGCGAATTACGCTCGGGCATTATTTTGACGGCATTGCTGGCGGGGCTGGTGAATATTACCAACACCTACGGCGCGATTCGCGGCACCGACGTTTTTTACCCCGAACAGGGCGCCAGCAATACCCGTTATCGACGGAGTTTTATTATCTCCGGATTAATGACGTTAATTACGGTTCCGCTCAGCGTGGTGCCGTTTTCGCCTTTTGTTTCGTCGATAGGATTATTAACCCAAACCGGAGAAACTTCGCGCCAGCCGTTTATTATCGGCTGCCTGTGCTGTCTACTGGTTGGGTTATTTACGCCGTTAACCCATTTTTTTACCACATTACCGTTGCCGATTAGCAGCGCAGTCATGCTGGTCTCATATCTTCCGTTGTTATATTCGAGCTTATCTTTCAGTAAGCAAATTACCTTCACGGCACGAAATATCTACCGGCTGGCGCTGCCGCTATTTGTCGGCATCTTTTTAATGGGGCTGCCGCCGGTCTATCTCCAGACGCTCCCCCTGACAATTCGACCACTATTGGGCAACGGCTTATTAATCGGCGTACTGCTGGCGGTGGTCATGGAAAATCTCATTCCCTGGGATCGTATTAAGTAA